CAAACAAAACGATTGTTAACAGTGGGATCAATAGGACAAGGCACAGTCGCTTTACGCCGGAAATTTTTTGTTCAAGCAATTTAGTACCGGAAATCGGAGTCGTTAACAAAACATCCAGTGTTTCATGGGAACGCTCACCGGAAATCAGACTGGTGGCAGAAACAGCAAGGAATAAGACAGCAAGTCCCCAGACCAGCCACAGCATCATCACGGCACCAGGAACAACAGGTTCGGGATTCATCGTGGCAATTAACACGCATAGCAGGAGAACGGGGACTTCCAGAAAGACGAGAATACGAAACAGATAACGGAACGTCCCCAATGATTTTTTAGATGTCTCACGCCAGGCGATCGGGGCATAGTCAGGCAAACGAACCTGATCTTTGACGAGCACAACACCTCTTGTAACACGGTTATTATTAATCTTAGAAAACAGACGGTCCAGATTTTTAAATACATTTAGCAGGAAATTTCGTGCAGGTAAAAATGCACGTCGCACAAGGAAGAAGTGTGCTAAAGCCAGAAACAGAAACGTACTGAGAAGAATCGGGATACTGAAGATCAAAGCGCCAACGACAGTACCCATTCCACCACCAGCAAAGGATCCAAAACGGTCAAACCAGTAAGGACCAAAAAATAGAAAATTGAGCTCCCAGGTGCCTCGCGTTAAATAAGTATTCCAAAATGGAATCTCCTTTAATGTCTGACTGACCATCCGGATGAAGTCAGCGTAAAAGAACAGATTCAATTCATAGGCAATCGAAGGGCCAAATAACATCAAAAAGCCGAAAATATACGTCGCGATGAATGCAGCCACAGTTGTACGGAAGAAACTGGAACAAAAAACACCCAGTGCCGCGACTTGGAACATCGTGATTGTCAACATCCATAATCCATTAATGAACATTGCCGGTGAAAAACCACCTAGTGTATAAGCGAACGCCATAATGGGAAGTCCCAGCATCAGAAACGTCACCATGGTCACCAGTCGCCCCAGGTACTTTTCCAAGATAATCGTCGAAGGGCTTAATCGCGTTATCAGCAAAAGCCCCAGACTGTTCCGCTCTTTCTCCTGGGTGATTACGCCACAAGTAATCGCTGGCAGGAATAAATAGATCGCCGTGAATTGCAGATAAATCATGGCTTCGAATATCTGGCGACCGCGTCCGAGAATCGCCATCGGATTATTTCGAAGTCCTGACATCAAGTCAATGTAAATGAAACCGACGCAGCCTAGAAACAACAGTGCGTAGATCGTTCGTATGATATAAGTCCGTCGACGGTTTGCCATCTCTGTTAATTCTTTGGAGAGCAGAGGCAGGCTGAGTTGAAACTTTCTCCGTTTCATGCCGTCTTCCCTTCCGTTAACTTC
This window of the Gimesia fumaroli genome carries:
- a CDS encoding ABC transporter permease, which gives rise to MKRRKFQLSLPLLSKELTEMANRRRTYIIRTIYALLFLGCVGFIYIDLMSGLRNNPMAILGRGRQIFEAMIYLQFTAIYLFLPAITCGVITQEKERNSLGLLLITRLSPSTIILEKYLGRLVTMVTFLMLGLPIMAFAYTLGGFSPAMFINGLWMLTITMFQVAALGVFCSSFFRTTVAAFIATYIFGFLMLFGPSIAYELNLFFYADFIRMVSQTLKEIPFWNTYLTRGTWELNFLFFGPYWFDRFGSFAGGGMGTVVGALIFSIPILLSTFLFLALAHFFLVRRAFLPARNFLLNVFKNLDRLFSKINNNRVTRGVVLVKDQVRLPDYAPIAWRETSKKSLGTFRYLFRILVFLEVPVLLLCVLIATMNPEPVVPGAVMMLWLVWGLAVLFLAVSATSLISGERSHETLDVLLTTPISGTKLLEQKISGVKRLCLVLLIPLLTIVLFESWWKWVYAGINPHNRNPYQIQWLPYLIGSLLTIGIYLPMLIYLFCWVGMKIKSQTKAILSALGIIIIWCILPFILAFPIFILDPSFNEDSIMYGVFLSPASYIVVNEIAEFHEFGSAWIPLFVNAFIYGGCYLFFRSQCRNHIDEKLGRLGSDDVDLSRSPGVSIGNQSLLSSES